In Bradysia coprophila strain Holo2 unplaced genomic scaffold, BU_Bcop_v1 contig_687, whole genome shotgun sequence, a genomic segment contains:
- the LOC119083482 gene encoding hornerin-like isoform X3 — translation MKIISILLATVALVVSSPTDSLKNRLARHTHGRHAGYSEHSEIVEHGHGHGHGHGHGHGTSSSSSSSYSSGHSHHGSGGHSSMGHGSSGHSSMGHGSSGHSSMGHVSGGHSLVDDIGHTGHVSGGHSTHHHITHGSNGGSIGYGHGVDTITQTTHSVHGIHGVHGVHGVDVVHGVNGVHGVNGVHGVNGVHGVHGGSIGTSQITHLETHGLSGGSVGTHGVHGGSIGTVGYDTVDVIGQTQNSHLNGGHSIGGNSGLIQETAIHQVTHGSAGGVGANSGLFETNGGFVETVGEGTFIDIDSLVDSQSAQHGSHGIGGVGQSLHTSVGSNVGTVHGVSGHASGIMHGESQLIGVGVQHSTSHNAQSSSSHSESHSEHSSSQHSGRRESMTSVGLVGTSHGSHGIQRYGSDRVEQTHGHGHGHSY, via the exons ATGAAAATCATATCTATTTTGTTGGCAACAGTTGCATTGGTGGTTTCATCTCCAACAGACAGTCTCAAGAATCGATTGGCAAGACACACTCATGGACGTCATGCAGGATATAGTGAACATAGTGAAATAGTAGAACATGGGCATGGGCATGGACATGGACATGGACACGGACACGGTACAAGCAGTTCGAGCTCCAGTTCTTATTCTTCGGGACATTCGCATCACGGTTCTGGTGGACATTCATCTATGGGACATGGTTCCAGTGGACATTCATCTATGGGACATGGTTCCAGTGGACATTCATCTATGGGACATGTTTCTGGTGGACATTCATTAGTTGATGATATAGGACATACTGGACACGTAAGTGGTGGCCATTCAACTCATCATCACATCACACATGGCTCAAACGGTGGATCGATTGGATATGGCCACGGTGTTGACACAATAACTCAAACTACACACTCAGTTCACGGTATCCATGGTGTTCATGGTGTTCATGGTGTCGATGTTGTTCATGGTGTCAATGGTGTTCATGGTGTCAATGGTGTTCATGGTGTCAATGGTGTTCATG GTGTGCACGGTGGATCAATTGGTACTTCTCAAATAACTCATCTGGAGACGCATGGTTTAAGTGGTGGATCTGTCGGAACTCACGGAGTCCATGGTGGTTCAATTGGTACTGTTGGTTATGACACTGTTGATGTTATAGGGCAGACTCAAAACTCTCACTTAAATGGAGGTCACTCAATCGGTGGAAACAGCGGATTAATTCAAGAAACAGCAATTCATCAAGTGACTCATGGATCTGCCGGGGGAGTTGGAGCTAACAGCGGATTGTTTGAAACTAACGGAGGATTTGTTGAAACTGTCGGTGAAGGCACTTTTATCGACATTGATTCTTTGGTCGATAGCCAATCAGCACAACACGGAAGTCACGGTATCGGTGGTGTAGGACAATCGTTACACACAAGTGTTGGCTCTAATGTTGGCACCGTCCACGGAGTCTCTGGTCATGCCTCCGGAATTATGCACGGAGAAAGTCAATTGATTGGTGTTGGCGTACAGCACAGTACATCACACAACGCACAATCAAGTAGCTCACATAGTGAATCGCATAGTGAACATTCGTCATCCCAACATAGTGGACGTCGTGAATCGATGACGTCAGTGGGTTTAGTGGGAACTAGTCATGGCTCTCATGGTATTCAGCGTTATGGCTCTGACAGAGTTGAACAAACACACGGACATGGACACGGACACTCATATTGA
- the LOC119083482 gene encoding hornerin-like isoform X2: MKIISILLATVALVVSSPTDSLKNRLARHTHGRHAGYSEHSEIVEHGHGHGHGHGHGHGTSSSSSSSYSSGHSHHGSGGHSSMGHGSSGHSSMGHVSGGHSLVDDIGHTGHVSGGHSTHHHITHGSNGGSIGYGHGVDTITQTTHSVHGIHGVHGVHGVDVVHGVNGVHGVNGVHGVNGVHGVNGVHGVNGVHGANGVHGVNGVHGVNGVHGVNGVHGGHGVQGVHGGSIGTSQITHLETHGLSGGSVGTHGVHGGSIGTVGYDTVDVIGQTQNSHLNGGHSIGGNSGLIQETAIHQVTHGSAGGVGANSGLFETNGGFVETVGEGTFIDIDSLVDSQSAQHGSHGIGGVGQSLHTSVGSNVGTVHGVSGHASGIMHGESQLIGVGVQHSTSHNAQSSSSHSESHSEHSSSQHSGRRESMTSVGLVGTSHGSHGIQRYGSDRVEQTHGHGHGHSY, translated from the exons ATGAAAATCATATCTATTTTGTTGGCAACAGTTGCATTGGTGGTTTCATCTCCAACAGACAGTCTCAAGAATCGATTGGCAAGACACACTCATGGACGTCATGCAGGATATAGTGAACATAGTGAAATAGTAGAACATGGGCATGGGCATGGACATGGACATGGACACGGACACGGTACAAGCAGTTCGAGCTCCAGTTCTTATTCTTCGGGACATTCGCATCACGGTTCTGGTGGAC ATTCATCTATGGGACATGGTTCCAGTGGACATTCATCTATGGGACATGTTTCTGGTGGACATTCATTAGTTGATGATATAGGACATACTGGACACGTAAGTGGTGGCCATTCAACTCATCATCACATCACACATGGCTCAAACGGTGGATCGATTGGATATGGCCACGGTGTTGACACAATAACTCAAACTACACACTCAGTTCACGGTATCCATGGTGTTCATGGTGTTCATGGTGTCGATGTTGTTCATGGTGTCAATGGTGTTCATGGTGTCAATGGTGTTCATGGTGTCAATGGTGTTCATGGTGTCAATGGTGTTCATGGTGTCAATGGTGTTCATGGTGCTAATGGTGTTCATGGTGTTAATGGTGTTCATGGTGTTAATGGTGTTCATGGTGTCAATGGTGTTCATGGTGGTCACGGTGTCCAAGGTGTGCACGGTGGATCAATTGGTACTTCTCAAATAACTCATCTGGAGACGCATGGTTTAAGTGGTGGATCTGTCGGAACTCACGGAGTCCATGGTGGTTCAATTGGTACTGTTGGTTATGACACTGTTGATGTTATAGGGCAGACTCAAAACTCTCACTTAAATGGAGGTCACTCAATCGGTGGAAACAGCGGATTAATTCAAGAAACAGCAATTCATCAAGTGACTCATGGATCTGCCGGGGGAGTTGGAGCTAACAGCGGATTGTTTGAAACTAACGGAGGATTTGTTGAAACTGTCGGTGAAGGCACTTTTATCGACATTGATTCTTTGGTCGATAGCCAATCAGCACAACACGGAAGTCACGGTATCGGTGGTGTAGGACAATCGTTACACACAAGTGTTGGCTCTAATGTTGGCACCGTCCACGGAGTCTCTGGTCATGCCTCCGGAATTATGCACGGAGAAAGTCAATTGATTGGTGTTGGCGTACAGCACAGTACATCACACAACGCACAATCAAGTAGCTCACATAGTGAATCGCATAGTGAACATTCGTCATCCCAACATAGTGGACGTCGTGAATCGATGACGTCAGTGGGTTTAGTGGGAACTAGTCATGGCTCTCATGGTATTCAGCGTTATGGCTCTGACAGAGTTGAACAAACACACGGACATGGACACGGACACTCATATTGA
- the LOC119083482 gene encoding hornerin-like isoform X1, protein MKIISILLATVALVVSSPTDSLKNRLARHTHGRHAGYSEHSEIVEHGHGHGHGHGHGHGTSSSSSSSYSSGHSHHGSGGHSSMGHGSSGHSSMGHGSSGHSSMGHVSGGHSLVDDIGHTGHVSGGHSTHHHITHGSNGGSIGYGHGVDTITQTTHSVHGIHGVHGVHGVDVVHGVNGVHGVNGVHGVNGVHGVNGVHGVNGVHGANGVHGVNGVHGVNGVHGVNGVHGGHGVQGVHGGSIGTSQITHLETHGLSGGSVGTHGVHGGSIGTVGYDTVDVIGQTQNSHLNGGHSIGGNSGLIQETAIHQVTHGSAGGVGANSGLFETNGGFVETVGEGTFIDIDSLVDSQSAQHGSHGIGGVGQSLHTSVGSNVGTVHGVSGHASGIMHGESQLIGVGVQHSTSHNAQSSSSHSESHSEHSSSQHSGRRESMTSVGLVGTSHGSHGIQRYGSDRVEQTHGHGHGHSY, encoded by the coding sequence ATGAAAATCATATCTATTTTGTTGGCAACAGTTGCATTGGTGGTTTCATCTCCAACAGACAGTCTCAAGAATCGATTGGCAAGACACACTCATGGACGTCATGCAGGATATAGTGAACATAGTGAAATAGTAGAACATGGGCATGGGCATGGACATGGACATGGACACGGACACGGTACAAGCAGTTCGAGCTCCAGTTCTTATTCTTCGGGACATTCGCATCACGGTTCTGGTGGACATTCATCTATGGGACATGGTTCCAGTGGACATTCATCTATGGGACATGGTTCCAGTGGACATTCATCTATGGGACATGTTTCTGGTGGACATTCATTAGTTGATGATATAGGACATACTGGACACGTAAGTGGTGGCCATTCAACTCATCATCACATCACACATGGCTCAAACGGTGGATCGATTGGATATGGCCACGGTGTTGACACAATAACTCAAACTACACACTCAGTTCACGGTATCCATGGTGTTCATGGTGTTCATGGTGTCGATGTTGTTCATGGTGTCAATGGTGTTCATGGTGTCAATGGTGTTCATGGTGTCAATGGTGTTCATGGTGTCAATGGTGTTCATGGTGTCAATGGTGTTCATGGTGCTAATGGTGTTCATGGTGTTAATGGTGTTCATGGTGTTAATGGTGTTCATGGTGTCAATGGTGTTCATGGTGGTCACGGTGTCCAAGGTGTGCACGGTGGATCAATTGGTACTTCTCAAATAACTCATCTGGAGACGCATGGTTTAAGTGGTGGATCTGTCGGAACTCACGGAGTCCATGGTGGTTCAATTGGTACTGTTGGTTATGACACTGTTGATGTTATAGGGCAGACTCAAAACTCTCACTTAAATGGAGGTCACTCAATCGGTGGAAACAGCGGATTAATTCAAGAAACAGCAATTCATCAAGTGACTCATGGATCTGCCGGGGGAGTTGGAGCTAACAGCGGATTGTTTGAAACTAACGGAGGATTTGTTGAAACTGTCGGTGAAGGCACTTTTATCGACATTGATTCTTTGGTCGATAGCCAATCAGCACAACACGGAAGTCACGGTATCGGTGGTGTAGGACAATCGTTACACACAAGTGTTGGCTCTAATGTTGGCACCGTCCACGGAGTCTCTGGTCATGCCTCCGGAATTATGCACGGAGAAAGTCAATTGATTGGTGTTGGCGTACAGCACAGTACATCACACAACGCACAATCAAGTAGCTCACATAGTGAATCGCATAGTGAACATTCGTCATCCCAACATAGTGGACGTCGTGAATCGATGACGTCAGTGGGTTTAGTGGGAACTAGTCATGGCTCTCATGGTATTCAGCGTTATGGCTCTGACAGAGTTGAACAAACACACGGACATGGACACGGACACTCATATTGA